The following are encoded together in the Campylobacter devanensis genome:
- a CDS encoding flagellar basal body P-ring protein FlgI produces the protein MKAIKILLLALFMALSAQAAMIKELASVVGVRDNQLIGYGLVVGLNGTGDGSSSEFTIQSLSNMLQTVNVKVDPNDIKSKNTAAVMVTAKLPPFARQGDNLDVTVSSIGDAKNLIGGTLLLTALKGVDGDIYALAQGALTLGGSTAKGGNHPTVATIMDGALVEKEVVYDIYNKPNANLSLKNSSFQTAIDMQNTIISKFGAGSAMALDPRTITLTKPSGISMVEFLASVLETDMNYKAEDKIIIDERTGTVISGINIKVEPVIISHGAITIQIDGSGFDPAAPAAGDVDIGNVAINTNTNTIKMNQGNVTVANITRALNKLGATPKEIIAIIENLKRAGAIQAGVEVI, from the coding sequence ATGAAAGCGATTAAAATATTGCTTCTAGCATTATTTATGGCACTTAGTGCACAGGCTGCTATGATTAAAGAGTTAGCTAGTGTTGTAGGTGTTCGTGATAACCAACTAATCGGTTATGGATTGGTTGTTGGTTTAAATGGCACAGGCGATGGTAGTAGTAGCGAATTTACCATTCAATCGCTATCAAATATGCTTCAAACGGTCAATGTCAAAGTCGATCCAAATGATATCAAATCTAAAAATACAGCTGCTGTTATGGTTACAGCAAAGCTTCCTCCTTTTGCTCGTCAAGGTGATAATCTAGATGTTACAGTTAGTTCCATTGGTGATGCTAAAAATTTAATTGGCGGAACGCTTTTGCTTACAGCACTTAAGGGTGTTGATGGTGATATTTACGCTCTAGCTCAAGGCGCTTTAACGCTTGGTGGCTCAACTGCAAAAGGCGGAAATCATCCAACGGTTGCAACTATAATGGATGGTGCTTTGGTTGAAAAAGAGGTAGTATATGATATCTATAATAAACCAAATGCAAATTTAAGTCTAAAAAATTCAAGCTTTCAAACTGCAATAGATATGCAAAATACTATCATATCTAAATTTGGTGCTGGTTCGGCAATGGCGCTTGATCCTAGAACCATTACTTTAACTAAGCCATCTGGTATTAGTATGGTGGAGTTTTTAGCTAGCGTGCTAGAGACTGATATGAACTATAAGGCTGAAGATAAGATTATAATCGATGAGCGTACAGGTACGGTAATAAGCGGCATAAATATCAAGGTTGAGCCTGTTATAATCTCCCATGGCGCTATTACAATTCAGATTGATGGAAGCGGATTTGATCCGGCTGCACCTGCTGCTGGTGATGTAGATATCGGTAATGTAGCGATTAATACTAATACAAACACAATTAAAATGAATCAAGGAAATGTCACAGTAGCTAATATCACAAGGGCTTTAAATAAGCTAGGCGCAACACCAAAAGAGATTATAGCAATTATTGAGAATTTAAAACGAGCTGGAGCGATCCAAGCTGGCGTGGAGGTGATATGA
- a CDS encoding rod-binding protein, which produces MRVDTSAALSAYNAASTQNIGNTKPVDDVALREQTDAFEAFLVKEVLDIALKNENPLFPEDPGDKIYNSMYNDAMSKALSGGFGFSELLYNFLKERA; this is translated from the coding sequence ATGAGAGTAGATACTAGCGCAGCACTTAGTGCGTATAATGCTGCAAGTACGCAAAATATAGGCAATACAAAACCTGTTGATGATGTAGCGCTTAGAGAGCAAACTGATGCTTTTGAGGCATTTTTGGTTAAGGAGGTTTTAGATATTGCATTAAAAAATGAAAATCCGCTATTTCCAGAAGATCCGGGCGATAAGATTTATAACTCTATGTATAATGATGCAATGAGTAAGGCGCTAAGTGGTGGATTTGGATTTTCTGAGTTGTTATATAATTTTTTAAAAGAGAGAGCCTAA
- a CDS encoding TIGR02757 family protein, which produces MNRLKLALDDELSRANTTNGLYSAADPLQIATKFKTDPVITLICALFAYGNARAIVKFLIGLDFNILSLSDKDILDITLEKKYIYRFQNSLDVAQIFVTMARAKRELDLENIIQKGSQNSAIIYGINMLINEIYRLNEYRSSGYEFFFGKEFKTEPKSPYKRYNMWLRWMVRDSDIDLGLFKNINKSNLILPLDTHTHKVAQAIGLCSRKSYDYKAAKQITDNLTLFDPNDPIKYDFALYRIGQSGNLQKFLERIKG; this is translated from the coding sequence ATGAATAGACTAAAACTCGCCCTAGATGATGAACTCTCTAGGGCAAATACTACAAATGGCCTTTATAGTGCTGCTGATCCACTTCAAATCGCTACTAAATTTAAAACCGATCCAGTAATAACGCTTATTTGTGCGCTTTTTGCTTATGGTAATGCTAGGGCAATTGTGAAGTTTTTAATTGGATTGGATTTTAATATTTTAAGCTTAAGCGATAAGGATATTTTAGATATTACTTTGGAGAAAAAATATATCTATAGATTTCAAAATAGCTTAGATGTGGCGCAAATTTTTGTAACGATGGCAAGAGCTAAAAGGGAGTTAGATTTAGAAAATATAATACAAAAAGGTTCTCAAAATAGTGCTATTATTTATGGTATAAATATGCTTATTAATGAAATTTATAGGCTTAATGAGTACCGCTCAAGTGGGTATGAGTTTTTCTTTGGTAAAGAGTTTAAAACTGAACCTAAAAGCCCATATAAACGCTATAATATGTGGCTTAGATGGATGGTAAGAGATAGTGATATTGATCTTGGATTATTTAAAAATATTAATAAATCAAATTTAATCTTACCGCTTGATACGCACACTCACAAAGTAGCTCAAGCAATTGGCCTATGTAGCCGCAAAAGCTATGATTATAAAGCAGCTAAGCAAATTACTGATAATTTAACTCTATTTGATCCAAATGATCCAATTAAATATGATTTTGCTTTATATCGCATAGGTCAAAGCGGTAATTTACAAAAATTTTTAGAACGCATAAAAGGGTAA
- a CDS encoding flagellar biosynthesis anti-sigma factor FlgM — translation MIGSIKAGAIYNSIVTPKNEEKKNEQLTQTQSSGNSKIKELTAMIQKGEYKVDIDALSKKIADSLV, via the coding sequence ATGATAGGTTCTATAAAAGCAGGTGCTATCTATAATAGCATCGTAACACCAAAAAACGAAGAGAAAAAAAACGAACAATTAACACAAACTCAAAGTAGTGGTAACTCTAAGATAAAAGAGCTAACTGCGATGATACAAAAAGGCGAGTATAAAGTAGATATAGACGCCCTTTCTAAAAAAATCGCAGATTCTTTGGTCTAA
- a CDS encoding porin, whose translation MKLFKLSLAAIVAAGALTSVASAASLEEAIKNVDVSGYARYRFDSTNTSSSTDPKKDGTKNYHRFTSDVNFKSALDDNFFGVIGFRYDSRDLSGERADAATQVGTANRGDTDDNYGQTFNVRQFYLGYTAGNTTIQAGRQVLGTFFTDDMVGTGIKVLNSDISGLTLAAIAFDNLQNDGDIHTRDLFIGSNGANEHVYDRNLYGVAAIGSYDPVSFQAWYAALDSVAQLYALDVTLGANLGGADLSLQAQYAGSAMWANSVRTEQTITKVPVPGVPGVLVPSSSPVELDDAQFLAVKVGAKAFGFDASAGYVNINTQGSGASLISLEDQGAFITAGEDLLDYTKVGADQSIYFVTAGYTFADKVRVGADYVGSRAEERSNYVDAYEAVARVDYKYSKKLNFKTWYSYIDRDNNGDDAKHLRFEARYNF comes from the coding sequence ATGAAATTATTTAAACTAAGCTTAGCTGCTATTGTAGCTGCAGGTGCTTTAACAAGCGTAGCGAGTGCTGCATCACTTGAAGAAGCTATTAAAAATGTAGATGTATCAGGCTATGCAAGATATAGATTTGATAGCACAAATACTAGTAGTAGTACAGATCCTAAAAAAGACGGTACAAAAAACTACCACAGATTTACATCAGATGTAAATTTCAAATCTGCACTAGATGATAACTTCTTTGGTGTTATCGGCTTTAGATATGATAGCCGTGATTTGTCTGGTGAGAGAGCAGATGCTGCTACTCAAGTAGGCACAGCTAATCGAGGTGACACTGATGATAACTATGGTCAAACATTCAATGTTCGCCAATTCTATCTAGGATATACAGCGGGTAACACAACTATCCAAGCTGGTCGCCAAGTCCTAGGTACATTCTTCACTGATGATATGGTAGGTACTGGTATCAAAGTTCTTAATAGCGATATCAGTGGTCTGACTCTAGCTGCTATAGCATTTGATAACCTTCAAAATGATGGCGATATCCATACAAGAGACTTATTTATCGGTTCAAATGGTGCTAATGAGCATGTATATGATAGAAACCTATATGGTGTAGCTGCTATCGGCTCATATGATCCAGTAAGCTTCCAAGCATGGTACGCAGCTCTTGATAGCGTAGCTCAACTATACGCTCTTGATGTAACACTAGGAGCTAACCTAGGTGGCGCTGACCTAAGCCTACAAGCTCAATATGCTGGCTCTGCAATGTGGGCTAACAGTGTTAGAACTGAACAAACTATAACAAAAGTTCCTGTCCCAGGTGTCCCAGGTGTCCTAGTACCATCAAGCTCTCCAGTAGAACTAGATGATGCTCAATTCTTAGCTGTTAAAGTTGGCGCTAAAGCATTTGGCTTCGATGCTAGCGCAGGATATGTAAATATCAATACTCAAGGCAGTGGCGCTTCTCTAATCTCACTTGAAGACCAAGGTGCCTTCATCACAGCTGGTGAGGATCTACTAGACTATACAAAAGTTGGTGCTGATCAAAGCATCTACTTCGTAACAGCTGGCTATACATTTGCTGACAAAGTAAGAGTAGGTGCTGACTATGTAGGTTCTAGAGCTGAGGAAAGAAGTAATTATGTAGATGCATACGAAGCAGTAGCTAGAGTAGATTATAAATATAGCAAAAAACTTAACTTCAAAACTTGGTATTCATACATTGATAGAGACAACAATGGGGATGATGCTAAACACCTAAGATTTGAAGCTAGATATAACTTCTAA
- the prpB gene encoding methylisocitrate lyase yields MSIKSPGKSFREAVNSNNPLAVLGVINAYSALQATKLGAKAIYLSGSGVASASYGLPDLGIVGLEDVLIDVRRITSRVDTPLLVDVDTGFGGAFNIARTIKELIKAEAAACHIEDQVAQKRCGHRPNKELVSISEMTDRLKAALDARTDENFVIMARTDAHAMEGQQKALERALAYEAAGADMIFAEAVHTLEEYKEYTKALKVPVLANITEFGKTPYFTQSELASVGIKLVLYPLSANRAMNKAAVEVFNSIIKNGHQKDVLDIMQTREELYQMLDYYEFENKLDQLFAKDKK; encoded by the coding sequence ATGAGTATAAAAAGTCCAGGAAAAAGCTTTAGAGAAGCTGTAAATTCAAATAACCCACTTGCGGTATTAGGCGTTATAAACGCATATAGCGCCCTTCAAGCTACAAAGCTTGGAGCAAAAGCTATATATCTATCAGGTAGTGGCGTAGCTAGTGCTAGCTATGGTCTGCCTGATCTTGGGATTGTAGGCCTTGAAGATGTCTTAATCGATGTAAGACGCATAACTTCAAGAGTAGATACTCCGCTTTTGGTGGATGTTGATACTGGATTTGGTGGTGCTTTTAATATAGCTAGGACAATAAAAGAGCTTATAAAAGCCGAAGCGGCCGCTTGTCATATAGAAGATCAAGTAGCTCAAAAGCGTTGTGGCCACAGACCAAATAAAGAGCTTGTAAGCATATCTGAAATGACAGATAGATTAAAAGCTGCCCTAGATGCTAGAACTGATGAAAATTTCGTAATCATGGCTAGAACAGACGCACACGCTATGGAGGGTCAGCAAAAAGCTCTAGAGAGGGCCTTAGCATATGAAGCTGCTGGGGCTGATATGATATTTGCTGAGGCTGTCCATACCTTAGAAGAGTATAAAGAATATACAAAGGCTCTTAAAGTGCCTGTTTTAGCCAATATAACTGAATTTGGCAAAACTCCATATTTTACCCAAAGTGAGCTAGCAAGTGTAGGTATAAAACTGGTGCTATATCCACTTTCAGCTAATAGAGCGATGAATAAAGCCGCCGTTGAAGTCTTTAATAGCATTATCAAAAACGGCCATCAAAAAGATGTCTTAGATATCATGCAAACTCGTGAAGAGCTATATCAAATGTTAGATTATTATGAATTTGAAAATAAATTAGACCAACTATTTGCAAAGGATAAAAAATGA
- a CDS encoding ABC transporter substrate-binding protein, which produces MKKLSLIALAAAVAISSAAAKEIKIGVVLPITGAVAAYGQTAWAGIKLANKLEPTLKNGDTITLVLVDNKGDKVETATATTRLVSEDKVSGLIGAMVTGNTQQVLQIADEKKVPMIAPAATADKLLDRAKYGARVTFMDSFQGTSFASWAVSQNMKTAVLVVDQSTSYSIGLARAFKKEFEKQGGKLLKELKISSGDKDFKAIVSQINSLNPDLVYMPFYHPEAALLVRQARQIGVKSQFASGDGVSNDTFIELASDASNGYLYTDAFDSSNPPTAKSKAFVEAYAKENGDNNVPGFTALGADSYYLMIDAMNRCADGADRECVNKEIKNSKNFEGVSGIINIDKKGNAERSIVIKEIAGGKAMYKDTVNPK; this is translated from the coding sequence ATGAAAAAGCTTTCATTAATTGCTTTGGCTGCTGCGGTGGCTATTAGCTCAGCTGCTGCTAAAGAGATTAAAATCGGTGTAGTTTTACCTATTACTGGTGCTGTAGCAGCATATGGTCAAACAGCATGGGCTGGCATTAAATTAGCTAACAAGCTAGAACCAACACTAAAGAATGGAGATACTATCACTCTAGTATTAGTAGATAATAAAGGCGACAAAGTAGAGACAGCTACAGCTACTACAAGATTAGTAAGCGAAGATAAAGTAAGCGGTCTAATCGGTGCAATGGTTACTGGTAACACTCAACAAGTATTACAAATCGCAGATGAAAAAAAGGTGCCTATGATAGCCCCAGCTGCCACAGCTGATAAGCTACTAGATCGTGCTAAATACGGTGCTAGAGTTACATTTATGGATTCATTCCAAGGGACTAGTTTTGCTTCATGGGCAGTAAGTCAAAATATGAAAACAGCTGTGTTAGTAGTAGATCAATCTACATCATATTCAATCGGTCTAGCAAGAGCCTTTAAAAAAGAGTTTGAAAAACAAGGTGGCAAGCTACTAAAAGAGTTAAAAATTAGTAGTGGCGATAAGGATTTTAAAGCGATAGTATCACAAATAAATAGCTTAAATCCTGATCTAGTGTATATGCCATTTTATCATCCAGAAGCTGCGCTACTAGTACGCCAGGCTAGACAAATAGGGGTAAAATCGCAATTTGCTAGTGGTGATGGTGTATCAAATGACACATTTATCGAGCTTGCTAGCGATGCATCAAATGGATATCTATATACAGATGCATTTGATAGCTCAAACCCACCAACAGCTAAATCAAAAGCCTTTGTAGAAGCATATGCAAAAGAAAATGGAGATAACAATGTCCCTGGATTTACAGCACTTGGTGCTGACTCATACTATTTAATGATAGATGCGATGAATAGATGTGCTGATGGGGCTGATAGAGAGTGCGTAAATAAAGAGATCAAAAATAGCAAAAACTTTGAAGGCGTATCAGGTATAATCAATATAGATAAAAAAGGCAACGCAGAACGCTCAATAGTAATCAAAGAGATTGCTGGCGGCAAAGCGATGTATAAAGATACTGTAAATCCTAAGTAA
- the flgK gene encoding flagellar hook-associated protein FlgK — translation MGIFDSLYTGVSGLNAAQIQIQVTGQNITNVNSDYYTRQRVVQSAANPLHATPGDIGLGTRVDTIVRIHDEFTFTKLKTASSNKECTSYKEDILKEITQRFPDLQDTGLLNDIQNYYQAWNNFASHSYESSQKENLLNITNTLTHRVNDTALQLQTIHKSINDDIVIAVEEINRLGQQIADINRQIQSVEGKSGSVNANDLRDKRDQLESTMANLVNISTFKNDIMSDSRYGGAMTDQGKDYTLAIDGITLVEGVNFHPLKLDTQASKDGFATIYYELNDETRVEMSNKITNGKLGAMLDLRGRNVDEHGEFMDGTITDFRNNLDTFAQTMIVHTNNIYALSAQDKMHSIDLKDMDKDMTLQNYSSYIQSGSFDVVVYNASGKEVARKSINIDASTTMNDTTQGTSIVSQFNSNVDGNGNNNTNDDLDDYFEAIYTFDPKIGMGKLGFIPKGAEGEYTISIEDNGTNFAGVFGMSQFFEGTKASNMQVEQSLRADSSKIQGSKAPIDGDNTMANEMVLLQTKQVDFINKDGSIKNETISGYYRYLTSDIAGRTESVIALNSTNQSLYASVYAEHQSISGVNIDEELSNLIRFQSSYGAAAKIITTVDQMLNTLLSTKQ, via the coding sequence ATGGGAATTTTTGATTCTTTATACACAGGCGTGAGCGGTCTAAATGCAGCTCAAATTCAAATTCAAGTAACAGGGCAAAATATCACCAATGTAAATAGTGATTACTATACTCGCCAAAGGGTGGTCCAATCAGCTGCTAATCCGCTTCATGCAACTCCTGGCGATATTGGGCTTGGAACTAGAGTTGATACGATTGTAAGGATTCATGATGAATTTACCTTTACTAAACTAAAAACTGCATCATCAAATAAAGAGTGTACATCTTATAAAGAGGATATTTTAAAAGAGATTACTCAAAGATTTCCAGATTTGCAAGATACAGGGTTGCTAAATGATATCCAAAACTACTATCAAGCGTGGAATAATTTTGCTTCTCACTCATATGAATCTAGTCAAAAAGAAAATTTGCTAAATATTACAAATACGCTAACTCATAGAGTAAATGATACTGCGCTTCAGCTACAGACTATACATAAAAGTATAAATGATGATATCGTAATAGCAGTAGAGGAGATAAATCGCTTAGGTCAGCAAATAGCAGATATAAATAGGCAAATTCAATCAGTTGAGGGTAAAAGTGGCTCAGTTAATGCTAATGATTTAAGAGATAAAAGAGACCAGCTAGAATCTACAATGGCAAATTTAGTTAATATCTCAACATTTAAAAATGATATTATGTCTGATAGTAGATATGGTGGTGCAATGACTGACCAAGGCAAAGATTATACTCTAGCAATTGATGGTATAACGCTTGTTGAAGGGGTAAATTTTCACCCATTAAAGCTAGATACGCAGGCTTCTAAAGATGGATTTGCTACTATATACTATGAGTTAAATGATGAAACTAGAGTAGAAATGAGTAATAAAATTACTAATGGCAAACTAGGTGCTATGCTTGATTTGCGTGGTAGAAACGTAGATGAGCATGGCGAATTTATGGATGGAACTATTACTGATTTTAGAAATAACCTTGATACATTTGCTCAAACTATGATTGTTCATACTAACAATATCTATGCGTTATCAGCTCAAGATAAGATGCATAGTATAGATTTAAAAGATATGGATAAGGATATGACGCTACAAAACTATAGCTCATATATACAAAGTGGGAGCTTTGATGTAGTTGTCTATAATGCTTCAGGGAAAGAGGTCGCTAGAAAATCTATAAATATCGATGCATCGACTACTATGAATGATACAACACAAGGAACATCAATCGTTTCGCAGTTTAATTCAAATGTCGATGGTAATGGCAATAATAATACAAATGATGATTTAGATGATTATTTTGAGGCGATTTATACATTTGATCCAAAAATAGGAATGGGAAAACTAGGCTTTATTCCAAAAGGTGCTGAGGGCGAATATACAATATCAATTGAAGATAATGGGACAAATTTTGCTGGTGTTTTTGGTATGAGTCAGTTCTTTGAAGGAACTAAAGCATCAAATATGCAAGTTGAACAAAGTCTAAGAGCTGATAGTTCTAAAATACAAGGTAGCAAAGCTCCAATAGATGGCGATAATACTATGGCAAATGAGATGGTATTGCTACAAACTAAACAAGTAGATTTTATCAATAAAGATGGCAGTATAAAAAATGAAACAATCAGCGGATATTATCGTTACTTAACATCAGATATTGCTGGTAGAACTGAATCGGTAATAGCACTAAACTCAACTAATCAATCTCTATATGCTAGTGTATATGCTGAGCATCAAAGCATTAGCGGGGTAAATATTGATGAAGAGTTATCAAATTTAATTCGTTTTCAAAGTAGCTATGGCGCAGCAGCAAAGATCATAACTACAGTCGATCAGATGTTAAATACGCTCCTATCTACAAAACAATAA
- a CDS encoding citrate/2-methylcitrate synthase, translating to MSISEASKKQGGLAGVIAGESAICTCGTGNGLNYYGYAIEDLAEHCEFEEVAYLLQYAKLPNANELKDYKSKIIASRPLSVELKAMLKLIPKGVHPMNVCQSAVALLGTLEAEKDDFSDQDNKIIRLLGVLPSVICFWHNYINGGKEIDFESKEDSIAGYFLEKLHQKTPPAEFVKAMHCSLILYAEHEFNASTFTARICASTKSDIFSAVAGAIGALRGPLHGGANEAAFGLISSFDNVEDAINGVNQKLANKELLMGFGHRVYGVGGDPRNAVIKKWSKALSNNHKLFAISEAIEGVMKEKRPSLPPNADFYSASAYHFMGIPTEYFTPIFIMSRVSGWCAHIKEQRANNKLIRPSSNYIGPEPMKFIQIHQR from the coding sequence ATGAGTATCAGCGAAGCATCAAAAAAACAAGGCGGATTAGCCGGAGTTATAGCCGGTGAGAGTGCGATATGTACTTGCGGGACTGGCAATGGGTTGAATTATTATGGTTATGCTATTGAGGATTTAGCAGAGCATTGTGAATTTGAAGAGGTTGCATATTTATTACAATATGCTAAACTTCCAAACGCAAATGAGCTAAAAGATTATAAGAGCAAAATTATAGCATCTCGCCCTCTTAGCGTTGAACTTAAAGCTATGCTAAAGCTCATACCAAAAGGCGTTCATCCGATGAATGTATGCCAAAGTGCGGTTGCTTTGCTTGGAACTTTAGAGGCTGAAAAGGATGATTTTAGCGATCAAGATAATAAGATTATCCGCCTTCTTGGAGTTCTTCCTAGCGTTATTTGCTTTTGGCATAACTATATAAATGGCGGTAAAGAGATAGATTTTGAGAGTAAAGAAGATAGCATAGCTGGGTATTTCTTAGAAAAATTACACCAAAAAACGCCACCGGCTGAATTTGTAAAAGCTATGCATTGCTCACTAATTTTATATGCTGAGCATGAATTTAACGCATCTACATTTACAGCTAGGATTTGTGCCTCTACAAAAAGCGATATTTTTTCGGCCGTTGCTGGTGCTATAGGTGCTCTTCGTGGGCCACTTCATGGTGGGGCTAATGAGGCGGCATTTGGGTTAATTTCTAGCTTTGATAATGTAGAAGATGCTATAAATGGAGTAAATCAAAAACTAGCTAATAAAGAGCTATTAATGGGATTTGGACATAGGGTTTATGGAGTTGGTGGCGATCCTAGAAACGCCGTTATCAAAAAATGGTCAAAAGCCCTAAGCAATAATCACAAGCTATTTGCTATTAGCGAAGCCATTGAGGGTGTAATGAAAGAAAAACGCCCTAGTTTGCCGCCAAATGCGGATTTTTATAGTGCGTCAGCATATCACTTTATGGGGATACCAACTGAGTATTTCACCCCTATATTTATAATGAGTAGAGTAAGTGGCTGGTGTGCTCACATAAAAGAACAAAGAGCTAATAACAAGCTCATTCGCCCAAGTAGCAACTACATAGGGCCTGAGCCAATGAAATTTATACAAATACACCAAAGATAA
- a CDS encoding c-type cytochrome, with protein sequence MKITKWAIPLLIASNLIAANDSYIIEADGEFGKELKALVEKHAKDNNLSVKVYENSNKQSSKFEDDEDDRFINIGINKNANYNSDKGKELYEKNCKSCHGEKGTKRAMSVSERLSDMSGDDIADSMAGYRGDAQYGGRLKYIMRPIAIRMSLKDLGHIIAYLKGDNAFAVDEDENENIKTTPTTQGSYLE encoded by the coding sequence ATGAAAATAACAAAATGGGCGATACCATTACTAATAGCCTCAAATCTAATAGCTGCAAATGATAGCTATATAATAGAAGCTGATGGAGAGTTTGGCAAGGAGTTAAAAGCCCTAGTAGAAAAACACGCCAAAGATAATAATCTAAGCGTAAAAGTATATGAAAATAGCAATAAGCAATCATCTAAATTTGAAGATGATGAAGATGATAGATTTATAAATATCGGTATAAATAAAAATGCTAATTATAACAGTGATAAAGGTAAAGAGCTATATGAGAAAAACTGCAAATCCTGCCACGGCGAAAAAGGCACTAAAAGGGCTATGTCAGTTTCAGAAAGATTAAGCGATATGAGCGGAGATGATATAGCTGACTCAATGGCTGGATATAGAGGTGATGCTCAGTATGGCGGTAGATTAAAGTATATAATGAGACCTATTGCTATTAGGATGAGTCTAAAAGATTTAGGCCATATCATAGCATATTTAAAAGGTGATAACGCCTTTGCCGTAGATGAGGATGAAAATGAAAATATCAAAACTACCCCAACTACTCAAGGTAGCTATTTAGAGTAA
- the flgN gene encoding flagellar export chaperone FlgN, with protein MVKHYLDEAISELGELIAITKQDIENIQKADHSHVDDHSKKKTELVRKFEKTKSQLDNELVKLAQANAGTDLASMLSDEIKDRLAQLRDSLETLQKFNKEYAKSVVVVKEFYDSLLKTMLGAQNPSSYGDGTKSSLADAEKLLKLRI; from the coding sequence ATGGTAAAACACTATCTAGACGAGGCTATATCGGAGCTTGGTGAATTAATAGCAATCACTAAGCAAGATATAGAAAATATTCAAAAAGCTGACCACTCACATGTAGATGACCACAGCAAGAAAAAAACCGAATTAGTCCGAAAATTTGAAAAAACTAAATCTCAGCTTGATAATGAATTAGTCAAACTAGCTCAAGCTAATGCTGGCACAGATTTAGCTAGTATGTTATCTGATGAGATAAAAGATAGATTAGCTCAATTAAGAGACTCATTAGAAACTCTCCAAAAATTTAATAAAGAGTATGCTAAATCAGTAGTTGTGGTCAAAGAATTCTATGACTCACTACTAAAGACAATGCTAGGCGCACAAAATCCAAGCTCATATGGAGATGGGACAAAATCTAGCCTAGCAGATGCTGAAAAACTACTAAAATTAAGGATTTGA